In Bradyrhizobium guangxiense, the following are encoded in one genomic region:
- a CDS encoding alpha/beta fold hydrolase — protein MTTIHRTTCRANGIRQFYLDAGTGPPVVLLHGFPETNFAWRFQIPALAPHYRVIAPDLRGYGETDKPSKGYDKRTMANDIVELLKALGVGRIALVGHDRGARVATRLVKDHPDIVDRLVVMDNVPTRVVAREMNAKVAREYWFFMFHQIPDLPEALIAGRENIWLRHFFSDWCHDPMTITGEAFETYVRAYSAPGAVRGAMADYRASAEDVAQDIEDADKKIKCPVLSLWGEDFGAVGRLFDMKSIWSEMAENLTVAPIERCGHLPQEEQPEAVNRFLLDFLNGWNG, from the coding sequence GTGACTACCATCCATCGGACCACGTGCCGTGCCAACGGCATCAGGCAATTCTACCTCGATGCAGGGACTGGTCCGCCGGTCGTCCTCCTGCACGGTTTCCCCGAGACCAACTTCGCCTGGCGCTTCCAGATTCCGGCGCTTGCCCCCCACTACCGCGTGATTGCTCCAGATCTTCGCGGATACGGCGAGACCGACAAGCCGTCGAAAGGTTACGACAAGCGGACGATGGCCAACGACATCGTCGAGCTGTTGAAGGCGCTCGGGGTTGGACGCATCGCACTGGTCGGACACGACCGCGGCGCGCGGGTCGCCACCCGTCTCGTCAAGGATCACCCTGACATCGTCGATCGTCTCGTGGTCATGGACAATGTTCCGACGCGCGTCGTCGCGCGCGAGATGAACGCCAAGGTCGCACGCGAATACTGGTTCTTCATGTTCCACCAGATTCCCGATCTGCCCGAGGCATTGATCGCGGGACGGGAGAATATCTGGCTTCGGCACTTCTTCTCCGATTGGTGCCACGACCCAATGACGATCACCGGCGAAGCGTTCGAAACCTACGTGAGGGCCTACAGCGCGCCTGGCGCCGTACGAGGCGCGATGGCGGATTATCGCGCGAGTGCGGAAGACGTCGCTCAGGACATCGAGGACGCCGACAAGAAAATCAAGTGCCCCGTGCTCTCCCTTTGGGGCGAAGATTTCGGAGCCGTCGGCCGTCTGTTCGACATGAAGTCGATCTGGAGCGAGATGGCCGAGAATCTCACCGTGGCTCCGATCGAACGCTGCGGCCATCTTCCGCAGGAAGAACAGCCGGAAGCCGTCAACAGATTCCTTCTCGATTTCCTGAACGGCTGGAACGGCTAA
- a CDS encoding MBL fold metallo-hydrolase, with translation MKPIRTITLLAFVSLLSHEQAHAGAPQVRAQAPGFYRIMLGQVEITALLDGTHPFPVHDVMTRNETLPGGDRKAVKLAESHPGKAEALLAASDLAAPVEGSINAFLVNTGEKLILIDSGAGSLYGACCGQLLENLRASGYKPEQIDEIYLTHLHADHVGGIAPQGKPAFPNATVRVNQKDLDYWLDAKSEGEAPKFLKPMFEDDRASLKPYMESGRLKPFADGQQLSPGIRAVATPGHTPGHTSYEVSSEGKTLLVWGDLVHVAPIQFPDPAVTVTYDSDPFSAEAERTAMFAKAAQNTTWIAAAHIAFPGIGHIRSIDGRFEWLPTNYTTVLKPTND, from the coding sequence ATGAAGCCGATCCGCACCATCACGCTGTTGGCATTCGTATCCCTGTTGTCCCATGAGCAGGCGCATGCCGGCGCTCCGCAGGTCCGCGCCCAGGCACCGGGCTTCTACCGCATCATGCTTGGTCAGGTGGAAATAACAGCTTTGCTAGACGGCACGCATCCTTTCCCGGTCCACGATGTGATGACGCGAAACGAGACGCTACCGGGCGGGGACCGGAAAGCCGTGAAGCTTGCAGAGAGTCATCCCGGCAAAGCGGAGGCTCTCCTTGCCGCGTCAGATCTCGCCGCTCCCGTGGAGGGCTCGATCAACGCCTTCCTCGTCAACACGGGAGAGAAACTCATTCTGATCGACAGCGGCGCCGGCAGTCTCTACGGCGCATGCTGCGGACAGCTGTTGGAAAACCTTCGTGCATCCGGATACAAGCCGGAGCAGATCGACGAGATCTATCTGACGCACCTTCATGCAGATCACGTCGGCGGCATCGCTCCGCAAGGAAAACCCGCATTTCCCAATGCGACCGTCAGAGTCAACCAGAAGGATCTCGATTACTGGCTCGACGCCAAGAGCGAAGGCGAAGCCCCTAAATTCCTCAAGCCGATGTTCGAAGACGATCGCGCTTCGTTGAAGCCCTACATGGAATCGGGCCGGCTGAAACCCTTCGCAGATGGACAGCAGCTCTCGCCGGGGATTCGTGCAGTCGCTACCCCCGGGCACACGCCAGGCCACACGTCCTACGAAGTCTCGAGTGAAGGAAAGACACTTTTGGTGTGGGGCGATCTCGTTCATGTCGCTCCGATCCAGTTTCCGGATCCCGCGGTTACCGTCACTTACGACAGCGATCCTTTCTCGGCGGAGGCGGAACGCACAGCGATGTTCGCCAAGGCCGCTCAGAATACGACGTGGATCGCCGCGGCCCATATCGCATTTCCCGGGATCGGGCATATCCGTTCGATCGATGGCCGGTTCGAGTGGTTGCCTACGAACTACACCACGGTACTCAAGCCAACGAATGACTGA
- a CDS encoding MFS transporter, whose protein sequence is MRNASPWIAFRHTTFTVVWTATVVANVGTWMYNAASGWLMTSLDADPLTVSLVQVASSLPMFLFALPAGALADTVDKRRFLIGCEIVLTIVAAASAVLVGLNLVTPPILLLFTFLLGAGAAFTAPAWQSVVPQLVPKQDLAAAIASNGVGVNISRAIGPALGGVVIGGLGIAAPFWINALSNFAVIGALLWWRPASSQDSALPPERLAGAMVNGLRHARFNPRLRATLVRAAAFFFFASAYWALLPLVARNQIAGGPELYGILLGAVGVGAIAGAFMLPWLKASFGPDGLVAAGTAGTALSLILLGIARYPEIGLAACLIAGISWIAVLATVNVSVQVSLPDWVRGRGLAMFVTVFFGAMTAGSALWGQLASALGLPGAHFLAAAGAIVGIALTWHWKLQTGAGVDLAPSMHWPAPVLANDADADRGPVLITVEYRIAPDRREAFLTHIRALEQQRRRDGAYSWDVFEDAAETGRFLETFMVASWLEHLRQHQRVTNADRVVQDAIHEFGAAAEPKVTHFIAANFRKPA, encoded by the coding sequence ATGCGCAACGCTTCTCCATGGATCGCGTTTCGGCATACCACGTTCACGGTTGTGTGGACCGCGACCGTCGTCGCCAACGTCGGCACGTGGATGTACAACGCGGCGTCCGGATGGCTGATGACCAGCCTCGATGCCGATCCGCTGACCGTCTCCCTGGTTCAGGTTGCGAGCAGCCTTCCAATGTTTCTGTTCGCGCTACCGGCCGGTGCGCTGGCGGATACCGTCGACAAGCGCCGTTTTCTGATCGGTTGTGAGATCGTCCTTACGATCGTTGCGGCAGCAAGCGCGGTGCTCGTCGGGCTTAACCTCGTCACCCCTCCCATCCTGCTGCTGTTCACGTTTCTGCTCGGTGCGGGCGCTGCGTTCACCGCGCCCGCATGGCAGTCGGTCGTCCCGCAACTCGTCCCCAAGCAGGATCTGGCGGCAGCCATCGCCAGCAATGGCGTGGGCGTCAACATCAGCAGGGCTATCGGGCCGGCGCTCGGTGGCGTAGTCATCGGCGGATTGGGCATCGCGGCACCCTTCTGGATCAACGCGCTGAGCAATTTCGCGGTGATCGGAGCGCTACTTTGGTGGCGCCCGGCGTCCTCGCAAGACAGCGCACTGCCGCCGGAACGTCTTGCCGGCGCCATGGTGAACGGCTTACGCCACGCGCGGTTCAACCCGAGGCTCCGTGCGACGCTCGTCAGAGCGGCAGCATTCTTTTTCTTCGCGAGCGCCTATTGGGCACTGCTCCCACTCGTCGCACGCAATCAGATCGCAGGCGGTCCAGAACTCTACGGCATTTTGCTCGGAGCGGTCGGCGTCGGCGCCATCGCCGGCGCGTTCATGCTGCCCTGGCTGAAGGCGAGCTTCGGGCCCGACGGGCTCGTCGCGGCCGGCACCGCCGGCACGGCACTCAGTCTGATCCTCCTGGGCATCGCGCGTTACCCAGAGATCGGACTTGCGGCATGCCTGATCGCAGGCATCTCATGGATTGCCGTGCTCGCGACGGTCAACGTCTCAGTTCAAGTTTCGTTGCCGGATTGGGTCCGCGGCCGCGGACTGGCCATGTTCGTCACCGTCTTCTTCGGAGCGATGACCGCCGGCAGCGCGCTGTGGGGGCAGCTTGCCTCTGCGCTCGGCTTGCCAGGGGCGCATTTCCTCGCTGCAGCGGGAGCCATCGTCGGAATCGCGCTCACCTGGCATTGGAAGCTTCAAACAGGCGCAGGAGTCGATCTTGCGCCCTCGATGCATTGGCCGGCACCTGTCTTGGCGAATGACGCAGACGCCGACCGCGGGCCAGTCCTGATTACGGTGGAGTACCGCATTGCTCCAGACCGCCGTGAAGCCTTCCTTACCCACATCAGAGCTTTGGAACAACAACGCCGGCGCGACGGAGCCTATTCCTGGGACGTATTCGAGGATGCCGCCGAGACCGGGCGCTTCCTGGAAACATTCATGGTGGCGTCATGGCTCGAGCATCTTCGACAACACCAGCGCGTGACGAACGCAGACAGGGTCGTTCAGGACGCGATCCACGAGTTCGGCGCTGCGGCCGAGCCCAAGGTTACCCACTTCATCGCCGCCAATTTTCGGAAGCCGGCATAG
- a CDS encoding class I SAM-dependent methyltransferase has product MAADISRAGVEKAYGRWAPIYDLVFGKVFDAGRQSTIAEADRIGGRILDVGVGTGLSLSDYARTTKICGVDISEPMLRKAQARVRALHLSNVEVLSVMDAKNLAFPQDFFDAVVAQYVITAVPDPEGTLDEFVRVLKPGGELILVNHIGAEAGPRKLFELAFAPVARRLGWRPEFPWQRLVDWAAKHGGVTLSERRPMPPMGHFSLIRYRKS; this is encoded by the coding sequence ATGGCAGCAGACATCTCGCGAGCCGGGGTCGAGAAGGCCTATGGCCGCTGGGCGCCGATCTATGATCTGGTGTTCGGCAAGGTGTTCGACGCCGGTAGGCAGTCGACCATCGCCGAGGCCGACCGCATCGGCGGGCGCATCCTCGACGTCGGCGTCGGCACCGGGCTCTCGCTCTCCGACTATGCGCGCACCACGAAGATCTGCGGTGTCGACATTTCCGAGCCGATGCTGCGCAAGGCGCAGGCGCGGGTGCGGGCGCTTCACCTCTCCAATGTCGAAGTGCTCTCGGTGATGGATGCGAAGAACCTCGCCTTCCCGCAAGACTTCTTCGACGCCGTGGTGGCGCAATATGTCATCACCGCCGTGCCGGATCCCGAAGGCACGCTCGACGAGTTCGTGCGCGTGCTTAAGCCCGGCGGCGAGCTGATCCTGGTCAACCACATCGGCGCCGAGGCGGGCCCGCGAAAGCTGTTCGAGCTCGCCTTCGCTCCCGTCGCCCGCCGCCTTGGCTGGCGCCCGGAATTTCCGTGGCAGCGCCTGGTCGATTGGGCCGCCAAGCATGGCGGCGTCACGCTCAGCGAGCGCCGCCCGATGCCGCCGATGGGGCACTTTTCGCTGATCCGCTACCGCAAATCGTGA
- the mnmA gene encoding tRNA 2-thiouridine(34) synthase MnmA, which yields MLNSLDLEGRPEDTRVVVAMSGGVDSSTTAALLKAQGYDVVGITLQLYDHGAATHRKGACCAGQDIHDARDVAAKLGIPHYVLDYEDRFRESVIDNFADSYALGETPVPCIECNRSVKFRDLLKTARELGAQALATGHYVASRRRDDGSRALVCAADADRDQSYFLFATTQEQLDFLRFPLGDMTKPETRELARRFGLSVADKHDSQDICFVPTGRYTDIITRLRPNAMDPGDIVDLSGRVLGRHNGIANFTVGQRRGLGIAAHAPLFVVRLEAATRRVVVGPRDALKMHRISLRDVNWIGDGDIDRAIGGGLELFVRVRSTRSPQPAWLRGGNGNYEVELVAGEEGVSPGQACVFYDAPSGQARVLGGGFIQSAAAKQGDATPRALAEAVRG from the coding sequence ATGCTCAACAGTCTGGATCTCGAAGGCCGTCCTGAGGACACCAGGGTCGTCGTCGCCATGTCGGGTGGCGTCGACTCCTCGACCACGGCTGCGCTCTTGAAGGCGCAAGGCTACGACGTCGTCGGCATTACGCTGCAGCTCTACGATCATGGCGCGGCGACCCACCGCAAGGGCGCTTGCTGCGCCGGCCAGGACATCCACGACGCGCGCGACGTCGCCGCCAAGCTCGGCATTCCCCATTACGTGCTCGATTACGAAGATCGCTTTCGCGAGTCCGTCATCGACAATTTCGCCGACTCCTACGCGCTGGGTGAAACGCCGGTGCCCTGCATCGAGTGCAACCGCTCGGTCAAGTTCCGCGATCTCTTGAAGACCGCGCGCGAGCTTGGGGCGCAGGCGCTCGCCACCGGGCATTACGTCGCCTCGCGCCGCCGCGACGACGGCTCGCGCGCGCTGGTCTGCGCGGCCGACGCCGACCGCGACCAGAGCTATTTCCTGTTCGCGACCACGCAGGAGCAGCTCGACTTCCTGCGCTTCCCGCTCGGCGACATGACCAAGCCCGAGACGCGCGAGCTCGCGCGGCGCTTTGGCCTTTCCGTCGCCGACAAGCACGACAGCCAGGACATCTGCTTCGTGCCGACGGGACGCTACACCGACATCATCACCCGCCTGCGGCCGAACGCGATGGACCCCGGCGACATCGTCGATCTCTCGGGGCGCGTGCTCGGCCGGCACAACGGCATCGCCAACTTCACCGTCGGCCAGCGCCGCGGCCTCGGCATTGCGGCTCACGCGCCGCTGTTCGTGGTGCGGCTTGAGGCCGCGACCCGCCGCGTCGTCGTCGGCCCGCGCGATGCCCTCAAGATGCACCGCATCTCCCTGCGCGACGTCAACTGGATCGGCGACGGCGACATCGACCGTGCCATCGGCGGCGGCCTCGAGCTGTTCGTGCGCGTGCGCTCGACCCGCAGTCCCCAGCCGGCCTGGCTGCGCGGCGGCAATGGCAATTACGAGGTCGAGCTCGTCGCCGGCGAGGAGGGCGTCTCGCCCGGACAAGCCTGCGTGTTCTACGACGCACCTTCGGGGCAGGCGCGCGTGCTCGGCGGCGGCTTCATCCAGAGCGCGGCCGCGAAGCAGGGCGACGCGACACCGCGCGCGCTCGCGGAAGCCGTGCGCGGCTGA
- a CDS encoding flagellar hook-length control protein FliK: MVGRTSDVAASVQVPSTQQKPARSQTAKEASANDSFGSLVDSNTQAINTNAASQAQDNAPRRSDPASSSADKSPRDSSAADQPAKSKASEDTDASAATDNDKTGDTTSDPVKDAAKAKSNDKDKTETSDAKSADTSAETKGDKAEATDGLTTAVAAATTDAAQAALPDPNAIVVAAPIVPADPNATANQAATSSPLTIAAAGLAASASTAAQIAGAKTDTATPGDKSAKTAGAKVEADTSATLGDAATGATDATATDGKTNGGLIPVNQGTPKTSFQAVATAQGQSDVSNIGQDTGKANAAPMQAPGPTTADTAAHSQAAKPQADGNATDAKPGASDRSPDAIPAAPAAQAHANAQAAFNASDAGAQAASAVQAPLTNTTSTASASTATLTATAATNTAVPISGVPIEIAAAIRSGKSRFDISLDPAELGRIDVRINVDRAGNVTSHLTVEKPETLQMLRQDAPQLQRALDDAGLKTGSNGLSFSLRDQNSSGQNSGQNNDNGGNARRLIISEDDTVAAAPVGRGYGRIYGPSSGVDIRV; this comes from the coding sequence GTGGTCGGTCGTACGTCAGATGTCGCAGCAAGCGTGCAAGTTCCGAGCACGCAGCAGAAGCCTGCCCGGTCGCAGACCGCCAAAGAGGCGTCCGCGAACGACTCCTTCGGCTCGCTGGTCGACAGCAACACCCAGGCGATCAATACCAATGCGGCCTCGCAGGCCCAGGACAACGCGCCGCGCCGGAGCGATCCCGCCTCGTCCTCCGCGGACAAGAGCCCGCGCGACAGCTCTGCCGCGGATCAGCCCGCAAAGAGCAAGGCGAGCGAGGACACCGACGCATCCGCGGCGACCGACAACGACAAGACCGGCGATACGACCTCCGATCCGGTCAAGGACGCCGCCAAGGCCAAGTCCAATGACAAGGACAAGACCGAGACGTCGGACGCCAAATCGGCTGACACATCCGCCGAGACCAAGGGCGACAAGGCCGAGGCCACCGACGGACTCACCACCGCCGTCGCCGCCGCGACGACCGATGCGGCACAGGCCGCCCTGCCCGATCCCAATGCGATCGTGGTCGCCGCGCCGATCGTCCCGGCCGATCCGAACGCGACGGCGAACCAGGCCGCAACCTCCTCGCCGCTGACGATCGCTGCCGCCGGCCTCGCGGCCAGCGCCTCGACCGCGGCGCAGATCGCGGGCGCCAAGACCGACACCGCGACGCCGGGCGACAAGAGCGCCAAGACCGCCGGCGCTAAGGTCGAAGCCGATACTTCGGCGACGCTCGGCGATGCCGCGACCGGGGCCACCGACGCGACCGCAACCGACGGCAAGACCAACGGCGGACTGATCCCCGTCAATCAGGGCACGCCGAAGACCTCGTTCCAGGCCGTCGCCACCGCGCAAGGACAGTCCGACGTCTCCAATATCGGCCAGGACACCGGCAAGGCGAACGCCGCGCCGATGCAGGCGCCGGGCCCGACGACCGCCGACACCGCCGCGCATTCGCAAGCCGCCAAGCCGCAGGCAGACGGTAACGCAACCGACGCCAAGCCCGGCGCCTCGGACCGAAGCCCCGACGCGATCCCGGCCGCACCGGCCGCCCAGGCTCATGCCAATGCGCAGGCCGCGTTCAACGCCAGCGATGCCGGTGCGCAGGCCGCTTCCGCCGTGCAGGCGCCGCTGACCAATACGACCTCGACCGCGTCCGCATCGACCGCGACATTGACCGCGACCGCGGCAACCAACACGGCCGTGCCGATCAGCGGCGTTCCGATCGAGATCGCAGCCGCGATCCGCTCCGGCAAGTCGCGCTTCGACATCAGCCTCGATCCGGCCGAGCTCGGCCGCATCGACGTGCGCATCAACGTCGATCGCGCCGGCAACGTCACCTCGCATCTCACGGTGGAGAAGCCGGAGACGCTGCAGATGCTGCGCCAGGACGCGCCGCAATTGCAGCGCGCGCTCGACGATGCCGGCCTCAAGACCGGCAGCAATGGGCTGTCCTTCAGCCTGCGTGACCAGAATTCATCGGGCCAGAATTCCGGCCAGAACAACGACAATGGCGGCAATGCCCGCCGGCTGATCATCAGCGAGGACGACACCGTTGCTGCCGCACCCGTCGGGCGCGGCTATGGCCGCATCTATGGGCCGAGCAGCGGCGTCGACATCAGAGTGTAA
- a CDS encoding flagellar hook assembly protein FlgD — protein sequence MTTTTGATAPAVVSGTTELPKSSSSNSLSSTTGSTLAGNFQTFLTLLTTQLQNQNPPDPLDTNQFTQQLVQFAGVEQQLKTNDALSQLVTLQQTTQATQALGFVGKTALVDGSTATMKNSSATWHLNVPTDSTVDITVSNASGQTVFTGKYTAAAGTDIPFTWNGQGNDGTQWPDGKYTISATGKDVANNNVGIAAQVQGTVASVDLTQSPPLLNIDGTSYTLSQVKSIIATGSN from the coding sequence ATGACCACCACGACTGGCGCCACGGCCCCTGCGGTCGTCTCCGGAACGACCGAGCTGCCGAAATCTTCCTCGTCGAATTCGCTGAGCTCGACCACGGGGTCGACGCTCGCCGGCAACTTCCAGACCTTCCTGACGCTGCTGACCACTCAGCTGCAGAACCAGAACCCCCCGGATCCGCTCGACACCAACCAGTTCACCCAGCAGCTGGTGCAGTTCGCCGGCGTCGAGCAGCAGCTCAAGACCAACGATGCGCTGTCCCAGCTCGTCACCCTGCAGCAGACCACGCAGGCGACCCAAGCCCTCGGCTTCGTCGGCAAGACTGCCCTGGTCGACGGCTCGACCGCGACCATGAAGAACTCCTCGGCCACCTGGCATCTCAACGTGCCGACCGATTCCACCGTCGACATCACGGTCTCCAATGCCAGCGGCCAGACCGTGTTCACCGGCAAATATACCGCCGCGGCCGGCACCGACATTCCCTTCACCTGGAACGGCCAGGGCAATGACGGCACGCAATGGCCCGACGGCAAGTACACGATCTCGGCCACCGGCAAGGACGTGGCGAACAACAATGTCGGCATCGCCGCGCAGGTGCAGGGCACCGTCGCGTCGGTCGACCTGACCCAGTCGCCACCGCTCCTCAACATCGATGGCACCAGCTACACGCTGAGCCAGGTGAAGAGCATCATCGCGACCGGCAGTAATTAA
- a CDS encoding DUF1153 domain-containing protein — MTEPHRPRVKYVIGPDGSPLTIADLPAPGTKRWVIRRKAEVVAAVRGGLLSLEEACSRYTLTVDEFLSWQFSIDQHGLAGLRTTRIQQYRQ, encoded by the coding sequence ATGACAGAACCCCATCGCCCGAGGGTAAAATACGTCATCGGGCCGGACGGCAGTCCGTTGACGATCGCGGATCTGCCTGCACCCGGCACCAAACGCTGGGTCATCCGCCGCAAGGCTGAAGTCGTCGCCGCTGTCCGTGGTGGACTTCTCTCCCTTGAGGAGGCCTGCAGCCGTTATACCCTGACGGTCGACGAATTCCTCTCCTGGCAGTTTTCCATCGACCAGCACGGTCTGGCGGGTCTTCGCACCACCCGCATTCAGCAATATCGCCAGTAA
- the fliF gene encoding flagellar basal-body MS-ring/collar protein FliF, translated as MQGLADFLKSIGAARFGAMIAVTAALIGFFAFVIMRVTTPQMTTLFTDLSVEDSSSIIKDLERQGIQFEIRNEGSIIMVPKDKVTRLRMKLAEGGLPKGGGVGYEVFDKSDALGTTSFVQNINHLRALEGELARTIRAIDRIQAARVHLVLPERPLFAREAPEPSASIVVRVRGALEAQQIRAIRHLVASAVNGLKPQRVSIVDEAGQLLADGAATDPEQAVGDERRIAFEKRMRKQVEDIVSSVVGSGRARVQLSADFDFNKVTQTSDKYDPEGRVLRSSQTREEQSMTADNNGQVTVNNELPGNQQNSGATAKDQSKKTEETNNYEISRTTKTEVTEAGRVNRISVAVLVDGIYSKNEKGELAYQDRTKEQLDRIATLVRSAIGFDQKRGDQVEVVNLRFADAPSTAPIGEPSGFLGMLQFTKDDVMYFVELGVMMLLGLVVLFLVIRPLVKRILASDEVAAAISGVLPGPAVSDEAAPASGQPMLPSGAASAIDVATIQGQVHAQSVHRVGELAERNPNETVAIIRQWLTEPAK; from the coding sequence TTGCAAGGTCTTGCGGACTTTTTGAAGAGTATCGGTGCCGCCCGGTTCGGGGCAATGATCGCGGTCACCGCCGCGCTCATCGGCTTCTTCGCGTTCGTCATCATGCGTGTCACCACGCCGCAGATGACGACGCTGTTCACCGACCTCAGCGTCGAAGATTCATCGAGCATTATCAAGGACCTGGAACGCCAGGGCATCCAGTTCGAGATCCGCAATGAGGGCAGCATCATCATGGTGCCCAAGGACAAGGTGACGCGGCTGCGGATGAAGCTTGCCGAGGGCGGCCTGCCCAAGGGCGGCGGCGTCGGCTACGAGGTGTTCGACAAGTCCGACGCCCTCGGCACCACCTCCTTCGTCCAGAACATCAATCACCTTCGCGCCCTGGAAGGCGAGCTCGCCCGCACCATTCGTGCCATCGACCGCATCCAGGCTGCCCGCGTCCATCTGGTGCTGCCCGAGCGCCCGCTGTTTGCGCGCGAAGCGCCGGAGCCGTCGGCCTCGATCGTGGTGCGTGTCCGCGGCGCGCTGGAAGCCCAGCAGATCCGCGCCATCCGCCACCTGGTCGCCTCCGCCGTCAACGGTCTGAAGCCGCAGCGGGTCTCGATCGTCGACGAGGCCGGCCAGCTGCTCGCCGACGGGGCTGCGACCGATCCGGAGCAGGCGGTCGGCGACGAGCGCCGCATCGCCTTCGAGAAGCGGATGCGCAAACAGGTCGAGGACATCGTCTCCTCCGTGGTCGGCTCGGGCCGCGCCCGCGTGCAGCTCTCCGCCGATTTCGACTTCAACAAGGTCACCCAGACCTCGGACAAGTACGACCCCGAAGGCCGCGTGCTGCGCTCGAGCCAGACCCGCGAAGAGCAGAGCATGACCGCCGACAACAACGGCCAGGTCACCGTCAACAACGAGCTGCCCGGCAATCAGCAGAACAGCGGCGCCACGGCCAAGGACCAAAGCAAGAAGACCGAAGAGACCAACAATTACGAGATCTCCCGCACCACCAAGACCGAGGTGACTGAGGCCGGCCGGGTCAACCGCATTTCGGTCGCGGTGCTGGTCGACGGCATCTATTCCAAGAACGAGAAGGGCGAGCTGGCCTATCAGGACCGGACCAAGGAGCAGCTCGACCGCATCGCCACGCTGGTGCGCTCGGCCATTGGCTTCGACCAGAAGCGCGGCGACCAGGTCGAGGTCGTCAATCTGCGCTTTGCCGATGCGCCCTCCACCGCCCCGATCGGCGAGCCCAGCGGCTTCCTCGGCATGCTGCAGTTCACCAAGGACGACGTCATGTACTTCGTCGAGCTTGGCGTGATGATGCTGCTCGGCCTGGTCGTGCTGTTCCTGGTGATCCGTCCGCTGGTCAAGCGCATCCTCGCCTCCGACGAGGTCGCCGCCGCCATTTCCGGCGTCCTGCCCGGCCCCGCCGTCTCGGACGAGGCGGCTCCCGCCTCCGGCCAGCCGATGCTGCCGAGCGGCGCCGCAAGCGCGATCGACGTCGCCACCATCCAGGGCCAGGTCCACGCCCAATCCGTTCACCGCGTCGGCGAGCTCGCCGAGCGCAACCCCAACGAGACCGTCGCAATCATCCGCCAGTGGCTGACCGAACCAGCCAAGTAA
- the fliG gene encoding flagellar motor switch protein FliG, translated as MAASLQNANSNDITSVISTLGQRAGSRAADGKGLAQLPGPKRAAILMLALGEQYGGKIWGLLDDDEVRQLSLEMSTLGTVEVDTVEDMLLEFVSRMSASGALMGNFDATERLLQQYLPPERVNGIMDEIRGPAGRNMWEKLSNVQEEVLANYLKNEYPQTIAVVLSKLKSEHAARVLGILPEELALDVVNRMLKMEAVQKEVIESVEKTLRTEFMSNLSQTRRRDAHEVMAEIFNNFDRQTETRFITSLEEDNRESAERIKALMFTFDDLVKLDSGSAQTLMRNVDKDKLGVALKSANEDVRNFFFGNMSSRAAKMLQDDMAAMGPVRLRDVDEAQALLVNLAKDLAAKGEIMLTKNRADDELVY; from the coding sequence ATGGCCGCCAGTCTGCAAAACGCCAATTCGAACGACATCACCAGCGTGATCTCCACGCTGGGTCAGCGAGCGGGCAGCCGCGCCGCCGATGGCAAGGGCCTCGCGCAGCTGCCCGGGCCGAAGCGTGCCGCAATCCTGATGCTGGCGCTGGGCGAGCAATATGGCGGCAAGATCTGGGGCCTGCTCGACGACGACGAAGTGCGCCAGCTCTCACTCGAGATGTCGACGCTCGGCACCGTCGAGGTCGACACGGTCGAGGACATGCTGCTCGAATTCGTCTCGCGCATGTCGGCCTCGGGCGCGCTGATGGGCAATTTCGACGCCACCGAGCGGCTGCTGCAGCAGTATTTGCCGCCGGAGCGCGTCAACGGCATCATGGACGAGATCCGCGGCCCCGCCGGGCGCAACATGTGGGAGAAGCTCTCCAACGTGCAGGAAGAGGTTCTCGCCAATTACCTGAAGAACGAATATCCGCAGACCATCGCCGTGGTGCTGTCCAAGCTGAAGTCCGAGCATGCCGCCCGCGTGCTCGGCATCCTGCCCGAGGAGCTCGCGCTCGACGTCGTCAACCGCATGCTGAAAATGGAGGCGGTGCAGAAGGAGGTGATCGAGAGCGTGGAGAAGACGCTGCGCACCGAATTCATGTCCAACCTGTCGCAGACCCGCCGCCGCGATGCCCACGAGGTCATGGCGGAAATCTTCAACAATTTCGACCGCCAGACCGAAACCCGCTTCATCACCTCGCTGGAAGAAGACAACCGCGAATCGGCCGAGCGCATCAAGGCGCTGATGTTCACCTTCGACGATCTCGTGAAGCTCGATTCCGGGTCCGCCCAGACGCTGATGCGCAACGTCGACAAGGATAAGCTCGGCGTCGCGCTCAAGAGCGCCAATGAGGACGTCCGCAACTTCTTCTTCGGCAACATGTCCTCGCGCGCGGCCAAGATGCTGCAGGACGACATGGCGGCGATGGGCCCGGTCCGCCTGCGCGACGTCGACGAGGCCCAGGCGCTGCTGGTCAACCTCGCCAAGGACCTCGCCGCCAAGGGCGAGATCATGCTGACCAAGAACCGCGCCGACGACGAACTGGTGTACTGA